The genomic DNA AATCCAGTCATTTATAGCCTCCTTAAAGGGCTATAGTTTTTTTGCAGGGCGTGTTGGAGTTTTCTGTGTCTTCATTTCTCACTGGCTGACTGTTCATAGGCTTAGGGAAGGGGTTAAGGATAAGAGATTGCCAAATTCTTTGGGATTCTTTAGGAGAGGACTCTTGGGGTTGGGATGGGGTTCACTGAGGTGATGTTgggtcagattttttttctgccccTGTCTTATAAGTGGATCTATACCTGGTTGTTGTTTGTCACAGCGGGTGACTGTTTGCTCTTTGGTGCGTCAGTTCCACCTCTTGAGTTTTCTATGAAGAATGTCCTTGGTGCACACAGTGCCAGCAAAATCTGTTTGTACTCGCGCCTAAAGTTCTGGTTGAGCAGCCCATACACGACAGCATTCAGGCAGCTGTTGAAGTACGCAAGGAAGTAACTGCTCACAAACAGCCAGTCGGGCACGTTCGGCGCCACCCTGGCCGGGTCTATCGCCACGGCGATGCCAATCAGGTTGAGGGGTGCCCAGCACACAGCGAACAGCACAAACACCACGAACATGGTCAGGAAGTTGCGGAGGTCTCCAGCCCGGAGCCCAGGCTTGGTCTCAGATCGGACCCGGTTCTTCACACGGATCACCAGGATCCAGATGCGCAGGTAACAGAAGGACACGACGGCCAGAGGCAGCAGGAAATGCAGAAGCACCACACAGATGGTGTACCCGGAACTTGCTGTCTGCGTGAAGGTACAGGAAAAAACACGTGGGTCATAACTCAGTGAGCCCACCACGAAATTCGGGAGGGTGGCGATGGCGGTGAGCAGCCAGGTGAGAGCAAGGCAGAGGCAGGTGTTCCTGCGGGTGTAGAGGCGATCATAGTGAAGGCTGTGACAGATGTAGCAGTAGCGGTTGATGGCTATGGCCGTGATGTTGAAGACGGAGCCAATGACGCTCAAGCCCATGACGAAACCGCTCAGCTGGCAATGCCAGGCACTCAACGTCCAACCCTTACGGAAGATTGCCAGTAGCACCAATGGGAAGGGATACAAGGCTACTGCCAGGTCTGCCACTGACAGACTGACCACAAAGATATTACCTAAagcggggagagagggagagaacgagaatgagagagggcaggcgaaaaaaagccaaaaagtgagcgagataatgagagagagaatgtgacaaCCATGGCAGGGCACCAAGGAACAAGGTGATGAGCAGACAGACTACACCCAATTAAAAGACCACATAGGTGGTGTCCTTTTTAGGAAGGAGCAAATAACCTTGATATTTATCACAATTTTTAATTTAgtgctaatttaaaaaaaaaaaaaaacattgagagCAACTCCTAAGCACCGTCTAATTATGCTCTCCAGAAACaactgtctctttgtgtgtataaaGACAATgtgctctcagagagagagagagagagagagagagagcaaagactGTCCTCGCTGTTAGAGACGTACAGTTGCAGCCAAAAGGCAGGGAATATACGtggctctctccttctctgaggTGATATTTGGAGTAAAGAAAGTGTAGCTTTGGTAGGTTTAGCATTACTTTCATTGTACTTTTCAGTACTATTATTGTACTTTTATTTACCTGTAATTCAAAAGTATAGGCTGTACCAGAATCTCAGCTAATCCACTCAGTTTGATGATATTGTGacaggtatgtgtatgtgtatgtgtgtgtgtgtgtgcctgattGTCATATCATCAAATGCATTTGTGGGTGTTAAAAATTTACAGTAACACTAAATTACAGTGCATCCAGATTGTCttacacacataacacaaaaaatACCTAGAGACTTCTCTGCACTTCAGGCAGGCAGACTCATTCAAAATATCTTGCAatcataaagcaaaacaaatgctGTTTGTGCTTCACATCAGATGCACAGTCTTATCAGTTTCAATATCAAACATATCACTGTCTCACACGGAGACCGCAGTGGTGTACAAAATGATTAGTCActcaccagtgagagagagagagttagagggagaaagaggcagagaaagagagagttagagagagagaatgaaacagatggagagaaatcaTAGCCTCTGCAAGACTAACCAAGGGGCTTCATCATATGATCATTTAATAAAAACGGATCGAAGACTTCTCTCACTGCCCATTCCCtatacaacaaacaaatgactgaGGCAAAAGCAGGGGCCATGTTAAGAGACCTTACTTTAACTACCGATCCTTGtcaaatgaaatattagagtTTGTGAAAGGACAATGTTAGAGCTCTTTGTGGCTGAGAGGCATTAAATAAGGCAAAGTCTCAGAAACAGTGCAGCTTCTGTCCAAAGTGCAGGCTGGATCTAAATCCAGTCAAAGCCACTCACATGCCATTTGCGTCTGGAGGCTCCACAAAGGAAGAAAATGATAGGACACCCCAAGGTCTACAGTTCCACTGTGGGACATGCtcgtttttggggtttttttttcgtttctctttcttttttttgcaaactgaAGGAAGGCACATAATCTGCTCTCCTCAGGGCAGCTGCAGCATGGTGTCTCCCCTAAACATCTGCCTTACCTCTACAGTTCACACTGTACTCTTTAAACGCTTAAACGGTAATCAGGAGAGACTTACAGCACGTCTTTCAAAATCAGGCCATTTGtggtaaagaaaaacaaatatcgTCTACACCTACGTCCTTACTTGCTCTCCGTATCCGAaaaagcacgcacacacacacacacacgcacaaaaattaaataaataaaaacaagttgTATCACAGGACAAAGTGGTTCTTTATCTTATCATACAGTATTCTCCCATGGCCCTTCTCTTGAGTTCATTCTAATTAAGAATGCTGGTCAGAGGAGCAGGCTGATACCCAACTTGCcttcttcattcatttcctcaatgacttcatacactcacacacacgcacacacacacacacgcacgcacacatacatccatttctgtttatcattatcattatggCCTTTGGCAATCTTGACTCCTTTCATCTGATCAAAAAAAGATATAAGCATCTCATCAGTCGATCATTGACGACAAGGCGTTTAATTGGCTCTCAGGACCATCTCACTTATGACTTCTAACAAATTAGACACCCAACAACAAGCAGATGTCTAACAGtcatacaaaaaacacacattctgatGCTCCAGGCAGAGATCTTCACTAAAAACATCTTTGTTAACTCATACTGCCAGCAGGATGAGAAACTTGGAAAATCATGCCCTCTTTCTCACCCACTCTTTCCAGATGAACACAAGTGGATCAAAGTGTCAGAATTCACCTTATTTGTCCATTTCTATGCCTGTGTGCTTATGGCAACAAAGAGGACTAGCCTCACTACCCCCCTACCccatccaccccccaccccaaacaaaaatcaacacCAGCTGAGCTTAGAACCAGAAGAATTCAATATTCTGCTACATACTGTCctcatttgaaatgaacatCAGTTTACACAAGTGTGAAGACCTTACGTTTGCAGAAGAAGGGAAATTCCTGCCcaattccaaacacacaccaaagacaCTATATCCCAATGCAACAGGACAGCCTTGAAGTTAAGTTTAGGACAAAAAAGAGCTTTAATAGATCTGCCATGggcaaaataataaaaaaaaattctccaacCTGTTTGTAaggacagcacacacacacacacacatgctgtggtCTGACATGGCACAAGAGAGAATGTTCATTAGTTTGAAATATCAGACTGCATGCTCACTGATATATGTGTCCTGGATGGCTGACGCTGACTTTGAGTAAATGATTTATTGAG from Chanos chanos chromosome 8, fChaCha1.1, whole genome shotgun sequence includes the following:
- the mtnr1c gene encoding melatonin receptor type 1C → MALKVNLSRMDYLSQSANQTFTVRNTSAEAASILAGVLIVTIVVDIIGNLLVILSVYRNKKLRNAGNIFVVSLSVADLAVALYPFPLVLLAIFRKGWTLSAWHCQLSGFVMGLSVIGSVFNITAIAINRYCYICHSLHYDRLYTRRNTCLCLALTWLLTAIATLPNFVVGSLSYDPRVFSCTFTQTASSGYTICVVLLHFLLPLAVVSFCYLRIWILVIRVKNRVRSETKPGLRAGDLRNFLTMFVVFVLFAVCWAPLNLIGIAVAIDPARVAPNVPDWLFVSSYFLAYFNSCLNAVVYGLLNQNFRREYKQILLALCAPRTFFIENSRGGTDAPKSKQSPAVTNNNQV